The genomic stretch CAGCTGGACACCATGGCCACCTGATCATCAGCAGGTCGGTGTTCTGCACGGCTCGTACCCAAGCAGCGCCTGAAATTGCGGATACATCGCCGGATTTTCGTCATCTGCTTCTGAGCGGTCAGCACGGCGTCAGAGCCAACACCTTTTCAAAATCGGGCTCAGTTCTTTTGGGCGGGCGCATCGTCAAGCGCGACAAATCGCAGATCGAGGTCAGGAAGATCCTCGACAAAGGCGTGCAGCAGGGTTAAGGCCCCTTCCATATCACGGGAGTCGAGCACCTCGACAGGGCTGTGGGTGTAGCGGTTGCCCACGGATACGGCTCCTGTGGGCGTGCCTCCCCCGGCGTACTGCAGCGCCCCGGCGTCCGTCCCGATTCCTTTAAGCAGTTCGTGCTGAACCGTGAGTCCGCAGCGCTCAGCCGATGCCAAAAGACCGCGCCGAACCGCAGGGTGAACAAGGGTCGAGAAGTCCATCACCTTGACGGTTGGCCCTTTGCCCAGTCTTAAACGTTGCCGGGACATTTCAGGCGTATCGTCGGCGGCTGTCATGTCCAGCGCCAGCGCCACATCGCCCCTGAGGTGCTGAGCGGCGGCCTGCGCTCCGCGCACCCCCACTTCTTCCTGCACCGAGAACAGGGCCACGAGCGTTACGGGTGGCGGCGCGTCTTGGAAGGACTCCAGCAGCGCCAGTAAGATGGCGCAGCCCGCACGGTCATCCAGCCCGTGGGCCGTAAAGCGCCCACTGCGTTTCCCGAGTTCGGTCAGCGATCCCACGAAGCCCACTGGATCACCGATGGACACACCCATAGTGGCCACCTCCTGCGCACTGCTGGCTCCGATATCGACGTAAAGATCGGAGTACGGCACGATCGTGCGCCGGTCGGCTTCCGTCAACAGGTGGACACTGGTGCAGCCCACGACGCCGACCAAACGCTCGGTGGCTGTCCGAATCCAAACCCGCAGCGCTGGGAGGATGCGGTCATCCAGTCCCGAAACCTTCTCCAATCGCAGGAAGCCGTCAGGCCCGATATAACTCACGCGGAAGCCCACTTCGTCCATATGGGCGGAGATGATGCACCACCGCGCCTGCTCATCGGCGGCGCGGCGAATGGCAATGACATTGCCCATTGGGTCAACAGTCAGCTCGTCACACAGAGGCCGCGCCAACTCGGCCACCAAACGGATAACGTCTTCTTCTGAACCGCTGGGGCCGGTGGGTTCAACCAAGCGCTGTAAATACTTCAGGCTTGACGAGGGTTCGGTTGGGATCGGTGCACCGGTTGTCATCATAGACTCCTCAGTAAAAAAGCTAGAGAAAAGGGGATGGGAAAAGTGCAGGCCGACCGGCCAAATCGGTTCAGGGCGAACCCAGTGTGATTGGGGTCCCCAGTCTTGGTAAACGTCAGGGCGGATAGAACAGCCAGCTTGATCACACAACTCCTTATGCGGTGGGAAGATGAAGGGCAATCAGACCGTGATGCGCGGGTCGACCCAGCTGTACACCACGTCCACGATGATGTTGGCCACAACGATGCACAGCGCCGAAAACAGCACCGTGCCCATGATCATCGGCAGATCGATGTTCTGCACCGCCTGCCACGCCAGCGTGCCGATACCGGGCCAGCCGAAGACCTGTTCGATGATCAGTGCGCCGCCGAGCAGCACCCCGAGGTCGAGCGCCGTCATGGTGATCAGCGGGCGCAGGGCGTTCTTGAAGGCGTGCTTGAGCATCACCCGGCCCGGCGAGACACCCTTGGCGCGGGCGGTGCGGATGTAATCCTCGCCCATCACTTCGAGTAGGCTGGCCCGGCCCATCCGGGCGTAGTATCCGGCCCCTGAC from Deinococcus detaillensis encodes the following:
- a CDS encoding M42 family metallopeptidase, translating into MMTTGAPIPTEPSSSLKYLQRLVEPTGPSGSEEDVIRLVAELARPLCDELTVDPMGNVIAIRRAADEQARWCIISAHMDEVGFRVSYIGPDGFLRLEKVSGLDDRILPALRVWIRTATERLVGVVGCTSVHLLTEADRRTIVPYSDLYVDIGASSAQEVATMGVSIGDPVGFVGSLTELGKRSGRFTAHGLDDRAGCAILLALLESFQDAPPPVTLVALFSVQEEVGVRGAQAAAQHLRGDVALALDMTAADDTPEMSRQRLRLGKGPTVKVMDFSTLVHPAVRRGLLASAERCGLTVQHELLKGIGTDAGALQYAGGGTPTGAVSVGNRYTHSPVEVLDSRDMEGALTLLHAFVEDLPDLDLRFVALDDAPAQKN